A window of Diabrotica virgifera virgifera chromosome 9, PGI_DIABVI_V3a contains these coding sequences:
- the LOC126891606 gene encoding uncharacterized protein LOC126891606 — protein MTDANTSANTSASVDRISVKIPPFWPNDPEIWFLQVENQFTLANITSDATKFNYIVANLDTAYILEVRDIIVSPPATERYEKLKSELIKRLSASQQQKIKRLLEHEELGDRRPSQFLRHLQSLAGTTVPENFVRSLWLGRLPASTQAILATQAKASLDAVAELADTISEAIAPRRN, from the exons ATGACGGACGCTAACACCAGTGCCAATACCAGTGCCTCAGTGGATCGGATTTCAGTTAAAATCCCACCTTTCTGGCCCAACGATCCTGAAATATGGTTCCTGCAAGTAGAAAACCAATTTACATTGGCCAATATAACAAGTGACGCAACCAAATTCAACTATATAGTTGCCAATTTAGACACAGCCTACATATTAGAAGTTAGGGACATCATTGTTTCACCACCAGCCACAGAGAggtatgaaaaattaaaatcagaATTAATTAAGAGACTTAGTGCATCACAGcaacaaaagattaaaagacTACTCGAGCATGAAGAACTGGGCGATCGAAGACCTTCGCAGTTCTTACGACATTTACAGTCTTTAGCAGGCACAACGGTACCAGAAAATTTTGTAAGGTCTCTGTGGTTAGGTAGACTGCCAGCGTCTACACAGGCTATTTTAGCTACTCAAGCTAAAGCTAGTTTGGACGCAGTTGCCGAGCTAGCTGACACAATATCTGAAGCGATAGCTCCTAGG AGAAATTGA
- the LOC114329279 gene encoding transmembrane protein 120 homolog yields the protein MANTVKEVQEEWDELAEDYKKLDALNEVYLKKIKEVQALQDNCKKHIIHQRYRMQKLSQSLKDVPEDPKTKELHEMFAEREASLQDIEQNLPRKSDRYMLKFILGRIDVSFLNKERKFQYKEDYEKFKLVCHFIAFVLCITLSHYNYRFLDKIFAGFLAWYYCTISIRESILKVNGSRIKGWWRVHHILSIVSSGLLLTWPDNEPWELFRVYFIRYTIYSTFTQYLQFRYQRGVLYRLKSLGEMENMDITVEGFHSWMWRGLTFLLPFLFIAYIFQLVNAVVLYGLSQHPQASWESGALAIIFLVFFVGNTITTLRVIPKKMKKNMYIQYKILSNKFYETISDSVRKESSKDSTKKESEVKQT from the coding sequence ATGGCAAATACTGTAAAAGAAGTGCAAGAAGAATGGGACGAACTGGCAGAAGATTACAAAAAGTTAGATGCTCTCAACGAAGTgtatttaaagaaaattaaagaaGTACAAGCACTACAAGATAATTGTAAAAAACATATCATACACCAAAGATACCGAATGCAAAAACTAAGCCAGTCGTTGAAAGATGTTCCAGAAGATCCAAAAACCAAAGAACTGCATGAAATGTTCGCAGAACGAGAAGCCAGTCTGCAAGATATTGAACAAAACTTGCCAAGAAAAAGTGACAGATACATGCTAAAATTTATCTTAGGTAGAATAGATGTGTCATTTCTAAACAAAGAAAGAAAGTTTCAATACAAAGAAGACTACGAAAAATTTAAACTTGTTTGTCACTTCATAGCTTTCGTGTTATGTATTACTTTAAGCCATTACAACTATAGATTTTTGGACAAGATATTCGCTGGCTTCTTAGCTTGGTACTATTGTACGATTTCAATTAGAGAAAGCATCCTCAAAGTGAATGGATCAAGAATCAAAGGTTGGTGGAGGGTTCATCACATCCTATCAATAGTTAGTTCTGGTTTGTTACTTACATGGCCTGACAATGAACCGTGGGAGTTGTTTAGAGTGTACTTCATCCGTTATACCATTTACAGTACTTTTACACAGTACCTGCAGTTTAGATACCAACGTGGAGTTCTCTACAGACTAAAATCTCTTGGTGAAATGGAAAACATGGATATCACAGTGGAAGGTTTCCATTCTTGGATGTGGAGAGGACTAACATTCCTATTGCCGTTTTTGTTTATTGCATATATCTTCCAACTGGTCAATGCTGTTGTTCTGTATGGCTTGAGCCAACATCCACAGGCTTCTTGGGAAAGTGGCGCACTTGCTATTATCTTCCTAGTGTTCTTCGTCGGTAATACCATCACAACGTTACGTGTTATTCCAAAGAAGatgaaaaaaaatatgtatatacaGTACAAGATATTGTCTAATAAGTTTTATGAGACAATTAGCGATTCTGTAAGAAAAGAGAGTTCCAAGGATAGTACAAAAAAAGAAAGTGAGGTAAAGCAAACATAA